In one Nocardia tengchongensis genomic region, the following are encoded:
- a CDS encoding PQQ-dependent sugar dehydrogenase, producing the protein MVRVGAGRVVLGVTLGAVLLSGCARFDDRASSPFTTEPTWQDAEPKTTTPKAPPSNAKRPDLPCVDPDLAVVVSCLDTTGGLVALPDGGSALVAERTTGRILKVIATDEGEPPAPVEVARLDVDPAGDGGVTGLALSPTFGEDGLIYAYVTTPTDNRVVRISTDGGVPKPILTGIPKGPNGNRGSIDFSSHDRMLILTGDAGNPSLAGDTGSLAGKLLSINSPAPGAAADVVVSGIGVAGGVCSDGKGSIWITDRTATEDRLQRVGADGVAVKAWTWPDHPGVAGCAAATDAVAISMTNQKALAIATADKNTHAVTAAPSLLAQDKYGRLDGAAIGGDGNIWVGTVNKPDGNPNQYDDRVVRIPPPTSGQGNGPD; encoded by the coding sequence ATGGTTCGGGTGGGCGCGGGGCGGGTCGTGCTGGGCGTGACGCTCGGCGCCGTGCTGCTGTCCGGCTGCGCCCGCTTCGACGATCGCGCCTCGAGCCCGTTCACCACCGAGCCGACCTGGCAGGACGCCGAACCCAAGACCACCACGCCGAAGGCGCCGCCGTCCAATGCCAAGCGCCCGGATCTGCCGTGCGTGGATCCCGATCTGGCGGTGGTGGTTTCGTGTCTGGACACCACCGGCGGGCTGGTCGCGCTGCCGGACGGCGGGAGCGCGCTGGTGGCCGAGCGCACCACCGGACGCATCCTGAAGGTGATCGCCACCGACGAGGGCGAGCCGCCCGCGCCGGTCGAGGTGGCGCGGCTCGACGTGGATCCGGCCGGGGACGGCGGGGTCACCGGCCTGGCGCTCTCCCCCACCTTCGGTGAGGACGGCCTGATCTACGCGTACGTGACGACGCCGACCGACAACCGGGTGGTGCGCATCTCCACCGACGGTGGCGTGCCCAAACCGATCCTGACCGGAATCCCGAAGGGCCCCAACGGTAATCGCGGGTCGATCGACTTCTCCTCGCACGATCGCATGCTGATCCTGACCGGCGACGCGGGCAACCCGTCGCTGGCCGGTGACACGGGTTCGCTGGCCGGGAAGCTGCTGAGCATCAACTCCCCCGCACCGGGCGCGGCCGCGGACGTGGTGGTGTCCGGGATCGGCGTGGCGGGCGGTGTGTGCTCGGACGGCAAGGGTTCCATCTGGATCACCGACCGCACCGCCACCGAGGACCGGCTGCAGCGCGTCGGCGCGGACGGCGTCGCGGTGAAGGCGTGGACCTGGCCCGATCATCCAGGTGTCGCGGGGTGTGCGGCGGCCACCGACGCGGTCGCGATCTCGATGACCAATCAGAAGGCGCTGGCCATCGCGACGGCCGACAAGAACACCCACGCGGTCACCGCCGCGCCGTCGCTGCTGGCCCAGGACAAGTACGGCCGGCTGGACGGCGCGGCGATCGGTGGCGACGGCAATATCTGGGTCGGCACCGTCAACAAGCCCGACGGCAATCCCAATCAGTACGACGACCGGGTGGTGCGCATTCCGCCGCCGACCTCGGGTCAGGGCAACGGACCGGACTAG
- the ilvD gene encoding dihydroxy-acid dehydratase, which produces MPPLRSRTTTVGRNAAGARSLWRATGLTDSDFGKPIVAIANSYTQFVPGHVHLKDVGEIVAEAVRAAGGVPREFHTIAVDDGIAMGHGGMLYSLPSREIIADSVEYMANAHTADALVCISNCDKITPGMLNAAMRLNIPAVFVSGGPMEAGKAVVVDGVAHAPTDLITAISASASQSVSDEGLGEVERSACPTCGSCSGMFTANSMNCLTEALGLALPGNGSTLATHEARRALFQRAGKVIVDIATRWYQDDDASVLPRNVANAKAFRNAMTLDVAMGGSTNTVLHTLAAAQEGEIDFDLQTIDEISRRVPCLSKVSPNSDYHMEDVHRAGGIPAILGELRRGGLLETDVTTVHTASFDEWLDAWDVRSGKASDEAIELFHAAPGGVRTTEPFSTANRWSSLDTDAEGGCIRDVPHAYTVEGGLCVLRGNIAPDGAILKTAGIDEELFTFEGPAVVVESQEEAVSKILGKEIQPGDVVVVRYEGPRGGPGMQEMLHPTSFLKGVGLGKVCALITDGRFSGGTSGLSIGHMSPEAASGGSIGLIENGDRIRIDVHTRALELLVPEDVLADRRVKMEASERPWQPANRERPVTTALRAYAALATSADKGAVRRVP; this is translated from the coding sequence CGTCGGCGAGATCGTGGCCGAGGCGGTGCGCGCGGCCGGTGGCGTCCCGCGCGAGTTCCACACCATCGCCGTGGACGACGGCATCGCCATGGGCCACGGCGGCATGCTGTACTCGCTGCCCTCGCGCGAGATCATCGCCGACTCCGTGGAGTACATGGCCAACGCCCACACCGCCGACGCGCTGGTGTGCATCTCCAACTGCGACAAGATCACCCCCGGCATGCTGAACGCCGCCATGCGGCTCAACATCCCGGCCGTGTTCGTCTCCGGCGGCCCGATGGAGGCCGGCAAGGCCGTCGTCGTGGACGGCGTCGCGCACGCGCCGACCGACCTGATCACCGCCATCTCCGCAAGCGCCTCGCAGTCGGTGAGCGACGAGGGCCTGGGTGAGGTCGAGCGCAGCGCCTGCCCGACCTGCGGCTCCTGCTCCGGCATGTTCACCGCCAACTCGATGAACTGCCTCACCGAGGCGCTGGGCCTGGCGCTGCCGGGCAACGGCTCCACGCTGGCCACCCACGAGGCCCGCCGCGCGCTGTTCCAGCGGGCCGGCAAGGTCATCGTGGACATCGCCACCCGCTGGTACCAGGACGACGACGCCTCGGTGCTGCCGCGAAATGTGGCCAACGCCAAGGCTTTCCGCAATGCGATGACCCTGGACGTGGCCATGGGCGGATCCACCAACACCGTGCTGCACACCCTGGCCGCCGCGCAGGAGGGTGAGATCGACTTCGATCTGCAGACCATCGACGAGATCTCCCGTCGCGTGCCCTGCCTGTCGAAGGTCTCCCCCAACTCCGACTACCACATGGAGGACGTGCACCGCGCCGGCGGCATCCCGGCCATCCTCGGCGAACTGCGCCGCGGCGGGCTGCTGGAGACCGACGTGACCACCGTGCACACCGCCTCCTTCGACGAGTGGCTCGACGCCTGGGATGTGCGCTCGGGCAAGGCTTCCGACGAGGCGATCGAGCTGTTCCACGCCGCGCCCGGCGGTGTCCGCACCACCGAGCCGTTCTCCACCGCCAACCGCTGGTCCTCGCTCGACACCGACGCCGAGGGCGGCTGCATCCGCGACGTGCCGCACGCCTACACCGTCGAGGGCGGCCTGTGCGTGCTGCGCGGCAATATCGCTCCCGATGGCGCGATCCTCAAGACCGCCGGCATCGACGAGGAACTGTTCACCTTCGAGGGCCCGGCCGTGGTGGTCGAGTCGCAGGAGGAGGCGGTCTCCAAGATCCTGGGCAAGGAGATCCAGCCCGGCGATGTGGTCGTGGTCCGCTACGAGGGCCCGCGCGGCGGTCCCGGCATGCAGGAGATGCTGCACCCCACCTCGTTCCTCAAGGGCGTCGGCCTGGGCAAGGTCTGCGCGCTGATCACCGACGGCCGCTTCTCCGGCGGCACCTCGGGCCTGTCCATCGGTCACATGTCCCCGGAGGCGGCCTCCGGCGGGTCCATCGGACTCATCGAGAACGGTGACCGCATCCGCATCGACGTGCACACCCGCGCACTCGAATTGCTGGTTCCCGAAGACGTTCTCGCGGACCGCCGCGTGAAGATGGAAGCCTCCGAGCGGCCCTGGCAGCCGGCGAACCGGGAGCGCCCGGTGACGACCGCGCTGCGCGCCTACGCCGCGCTCGCCACTTCCGCCGACAAGGGTGCCGTCCGGCGCGTGCCGTAA
- a CDS encoding MerR family transcriptional regulator, whose translation MFSIGDFARFGSVSVRMLRHYDEIGLLPPSEVDPCSGYRFYAADQLARLNRIVALKDLGFTLNQVAEMLDGELSADRLHGMLQLRRAQLANQVAADTARLASVEARLLRIEREGVMPEQEIVVKALSATLVAEMSDVAAESGEAAVGPIIERLYALLGKAIPESGLTITGAPVVYYEELEEGLRVHVAHQVAGEAAPGADFDLRHLPEIAQAATLAHRGKLTDLCVSFEAMGRWADENGYAPNAPIREVYLNAPGDPASAEWVVELQMPVAQAAHS comes from the coding sequence ATGTTCAGTATCGGAGACTTCGCCAGGTTCGGATCGGTGTCGGTGCGAATGCTGCGCCACTACGACGAGATCGGACTGCTGCCGCCGTCCGAGGTGGATCCGTGTTCGGGCTATCGGTTCTATGCGGCCGATCAGCTCGCGCGGCTCAACCGCATCGTCGCGTTGAAGGATCTCGGCTTCACCTTGAACCAGGTGGCCGAGATGCTCGACGGGGAGCTGTCCGCGGATCGGTTGCACGGCATGCTGCAACTGCGTCGCGCGCAGCTGGCCAATCAGGTGGCCGCGGATACCGCCCGGCTCGCGAGCGTCGAGGCGAGGCTCCTGCGCATCGAAAGGGAGGGTGTCATGCCCGAGCAGGAAATCGTCGTGAAAGCATTGTCCGCCACGCTCGTCGCCGAAATGAGCGATGTGGCCGCCGAATCCGGTGAGGCCGCGGTCGGCCCGATCATCGAGCGGCTGTATGCCCTTCTCGGCAAGGCGATTCCGGAATCCGGACTCACCATCACCGGCGCGCCCGTGGTGTATTACGAAGAGCTCGAGGAAGGTCTGCGGGTGCACGTCGCGCATCAGGTCGCGGGTGAGGCGGCGCCCGGCGCCGACTTCGACCTGCGGCACCTGCCCGAGATCGCGCAGGCCGCCACCCTCGCGCACCGCGGCAAGCTCACCGATCTGTGCGTGTCGTTCGAGGCCATGGGCCGCTGGGCCGACGAAAACGGTTACGCCCCCAACGCTCCCATTCGCGAGGTCTACCTCAACGCCCCCGGCGATCCCGCGTCCGCGGAATGGGTCGTGGAACTGCAAATGCCGGTCGCGCAGGCCGCACATTCGTGA
- a CDS encoding DoxX family protein — MTNKPNEPSAAAGEATPAAPRPAGEPVRSPFDSPTEQFTTSSGVQTTEKLTTEKLTQATEVLGKPSDVLGQPAAKLTSPPEKLSHATERTLPRTDEELGLDLDVPLYSQVKNAIPGAANGTTTEPSPTYSFASIPPAPAAPGEGNGRRRRDDRRGTLDLGLLLLRLVIGGTFIYHGLQKLTGWFHGPGLDGIRTSMESGGWKHVNLAAPMLIAGELGGGVLVVLGLATPLAAGALLAVILDAWMWKQGMVPGFQYSAKTNSVELDSVMVGLTTALILTGPGRYSLDRNRAWSTRPFLGSLAAFVAAVTAAILVYVYLHGGNPLTGIGPFK; from the coding sequence GTGACGAACAAGCCGAACGAGCCGTCCGCCGCGGCGGGCGAGGCCACGCCCGCTGCTCCGCGACCGGCCGGTGAACCGGTCCGCAGCCCCTTCGACTCGCCGACCGAACAGTTCACCACCTCGTCCGGCGTGCAGACCACCGAGAAGCTCACGACCGAGAAGCTCACGCAGGCCACCGAGGTGCTCGGGAAGCCGAGCGATGTCCTCGGTCAACCCGCCGCGAAACTCACCTCGCCGCCCGAGAAGCTGAGTCACGCCACCGAGCGGACCCTGCCGCGCACCGACGAGGAGCTGGGCCTGGATCTCGACGTCCCGCTCTACTCCCAGGTCAAGAACGCCATTCCGGGCGCGGCCAACGGCACCACCACCGAGCCGTCCCCGACCTACTCTTTCGCCAGCATCCCGCCCGCCCCGGCCGCGCCCGGCGAGGGCAATGGCAGACGCCGCCGTGACGATCGCCGGGGCACGCTGGATCTGGGTCTGCTGCTGCTGCGCCTGGTCATCGGCGGCACGTTCATCTACCACGGCCTGCAGAAGTTGACCGGCTGGTTCCACGGCCCCGGTCTCGACGGCATCCGGACCTCGATGGAGAGCGGCGGCTGGAAGCACGTCAACCTGGCCGCGCCCATGCTCATCGCGGGCGAACTCGGCGGTGGCGTGCTGGTGGTGCTCGGCCTGGCCACGCCGCTCGCCGCGGGTGCGCTGCTCGCGGTCATCCTGGACGCGTGGATGTGGAAGCAGGGCATGGTGCCCGGATTCCAGTACTCCGCCAAGACCAATTCCGTCGAGCTGGACTCGGTGATGGTCGGTCTCACCACCGCACTGATTCTTACCGGCCCCGGCCGCTACTCGCTCGACCGCAACCGGGCCTGGTCCACGCGGCCGTTCCTGGGTTCACTGGCCGCCTTCGTGGCCGCGGTGACCGCGGCCATCCTGGTCTACGTCTATCTGCACGGCGGCAATCCGCTGACCGGTATCGGCCCGTTCAAGTAG
- the gatB gene encoding Asp-tRNA(Asn)/Glu-tRNA(Gln) amidotransferase subunit GatB: MSAATVDLMDYSDVIDRYEPVLGMEVHVELGTATKMFCGCPTEFGAEPNTQVCPVCLGLPGSLPVVNEKAVEAAIRIGLALNCSITPWGRFARKNYFYPDQPKNYQISQYDEPIATNGYLDVTLDDGSIFRVEIERAHMEEDTGKSLHVGGATGRIHGASHSLLDYNRAGVPLIEIVTKTVEGAGERAPEVARAYVTALREVLKSLNVSDVKMEQGSLRCDANVSLMPKGAKEFGTRTETKNVNSLKSVEVAVRYEMRRQAAVLAAGGEILMETRHFHETDGTTSAGRIKETAEDYRYFPEPDLEPVAPDAAWVEELRGTIPEYPWLRRARIQSDWGLSDEVFRDLVNAGALDLIIATVDAGASVDAARSWWVAYLTEKAKEHELALEDLAITPKQVAEVAGLVEAKTINNKVAKQVVDFVLAGEGEPAAIVEAKGLGMVSDDSALQSEVEKALAANPDIAEKIRSGKVQAAGKVVGDVMKATRGQADAARVRELVLAACGVEG; the protein is encoded by the coding sequence ATGAGCGCAGCGACCGTGGACTTGATGGACTACTCCGATGTCATCGACCGGTACGAACCGGTGCTCGGCATGGAGGTACACGTCGAGCTGGGCACCGCGACCAAGATGTTCTGCGGCTGCCCCACCGAATTCGGCGCCGAGCCCAACACCCAGGTGTGCCCCGTGTGCCTGGGCCTGCCGGGCTCGCTGCCGGTGGTGAACGAGAAGGCCGTGGAGGCCGCGATCCGGATCGGTCTCGCGCTGAACTGCTCCATCACCCCGTGGGGCCGGTTCGCGCGCAAGAACTACTTCTACCCGGACCAGCCGAAGAACTACCAGATCAGCCAGTACGACGAGCCCATCGCCACCAACGGCTACCTGGACGTGACCCTCGATGACGGCTCGATCTTCCGGGTCGAGATCGAGCGCGCCCACATGGAGGAGGACACCGGCAAGTCGCTGCACGTGGGTGGCGCCACCGGCCGCATCCACGGCGCGTCGCACTCGCTGCTGGACTACAACCGCGCCGGCGTGCCGCTGATCGAGATCGTCACCAAGACCGTCGAGGGCGCCGGTGAACGCGCCCCCGAGGTGGCGCGTGCATACGTGACCGCGCTGCGCGAGGTTCTCAAGTCGCTCAACGTCTCCGACGTGAAGATGGAGCAGGGCTCGCTGCGCTGCGACGCCAACGTATCGCTGATGCCCAAGGGCGCCAAGGAATTCGGCACCCGCACCGAGACCAAGAACGTGAACTCGCTCAAGAGCGTCGAGGTCGCGGTGCGCTACGAGATGCGGCGTCAGGCCGCGGTGCTGGCCGCCGGCGGCGAGATCCTGATGGAGACCCGCCACTTCCACGAGACCGACGGCACCACCTCCGCGGGCCGCATCAAGGAGACCGCCGAGGACTACCGCTACTTCCCGGAGCCCGACCTGGAGCCCGTCGCGCCCGACGCCGCCTGGGTCGAGGAGCTGCGCGGCACCATCCCCGAGTACCCGTGGCTGCGCCGTGCCCGCATCCAGTCCGACTGGGGCCTGTCCGACGAGGTGTTCCGCGACCTGGTCAACGCCGGCGCCCTGGACCTGATCATCGCGACCGTCGACGCCGGCGCCTCGGTCGACGCCGCCCGCTCCTGGTGGGTGGCCTACCTGACGGAAAAGGCCAAGGAGCACGAGCTTGCGCTCGAGGACCTCGCGATCACGCCCAAGCAGGTCGCGGAGGTGGCCGGGCTGGTCGAGGCCAAGACCATCAACAACAAGGTCGCCAAGCAGGTCGTCGACTTCGTCCTCGCCGGTGAGGGCGAACCCGCCGCCATCGTCGAAGCCAAGGGCCTGGGCATGGTCTCCGACGACTCCGCCCTGCAGTCCGAGGTCGAGAAGGCCCTCGCCGCCAACCCCGACATCGCCGAGAAGATCCGCTCCGGCAAGGTCCAGGCCGCCGGCAAGGTCGTCGGCGACGTCATGAAGGCCACCCGCGGCCAAGCCGACGCCGCCCGCGTCCGCGAACTGGTCCTCGCGGCTTGCGGCGTCGAGGGCTGA